One Romboutsia sp. 13368 genomic window carries:
- a CDS encoding amidohydrolase, producing the protein MIFIKNGTINTITNGIIKGDILIENKKIKAIGESLEVPQDAKIIDAEGKLVFPGFIDAHTHLGLWEDGMGFEGADGNEETDPITPHLNPIDGINPMDNTFKEAREGGITSVCTTPGSANVMGGECIAIKTYGKRIDKMVIKNPVASKIAFGENPKSCYGRDEKMPQTRMAIAALLREQLKKAEEYLEQIELYMEHEEHDKPEYDMKMECLLPVLRGEIPFKVHAHRADDIFTAIRIAKEFDIKLTLDHCTEGHLIADELAEEGYPVVVGPSLSERSKIELRNLTFDTPGILSNEGLQVSLMTDHPVIPVQYLPVCAGIAVKYGMKKEKALEAITINPAKTLGIEKRVGSLEVGKDADIVIWDNDPFELQSNVLITIIDGKIVYER; encoded by the coding sequence ATGATATTTATAAAAAATGGAACAATAAATACAATTACCAATGGAATAATAAAAGGCGATATTTTAATAGAAAATAAAAAGATAAAAGCAATTGGAGAAAGTCTAGAAGTACCTCAAGATGCTAAAATAATAGATGCAGAAGGTAAGTTAGTTTTTCCAGGATTTATAGATGCACATACTCATTTAGGTTTATGGGAAGATGGTATGGGATTTGAAGGTGCTGATGGTAATGAAGAAACAGATCCTATAACACCACATCTTAATCCTATAGATGGTATAAATCCAATGGATAATACATTTAAAGAAGCTAGAGAAGGTGGAATTACATCAGTATGTACTACACCTGGTAGTGCAAATGTAATGGGTGGAGAATGTATAGCTATAAAGACATATGGGAAAAGAATAGATAAAATGGTTATAAAAAATCCTGTTGCATCAAAAATAGCATTTGGAGAAAATCCAAAATCTTGTTATGGTAGAGATGAAAAAATGCCACAAACAAGAATGGCAATAGCAGCACTTTTAAGAGAGCAATTAAAGAAAGCAGAAGAGTATTTAGAACAAATAGAATTATACATGGAACATGAAGAACATGATAAACCTGAATACGATATGAAAATGGAATGTTTATTACCTGTACTAAGAGGTGAAATACCATTTAAGGTTCATGCACATAGAGCAGATGATATATTTACTGCAATTAGAATAGCAAAAGAATTTGATATAAAGCTTACATTAGACCATTGTACGGAAGGTCATTTAATAGCTGATGAATTGGCGGAAGAAGGATATCCAGTTGTAGTTGGACCATCATTATCTGAAAGGTCTAAGATAGAATTAAGAAACTTAACTTTTGATACACCAGGAATACTTTCAAATGAAGGGTTACAAGTTTCATTAATGACAGACCATCCGGTAATTCCAGTACAATACCTACCTGTATGCGCGGGAATAGCTGTAAAATATGGTATGAAAAAAGAGAAAGCATTAGAAGCAATAACTATAAACCCAGCTAAGACTCTAGGAATAGAAAAGAGAGTAGGGTCTTTAGAGGTAGGAAAAGATGCAGATATAGTTATATGGGATAATGATCCTTTTGAATTACAAAGTAATGTTTTAATAACAATAATAGATGGTAAGATAGTATATGAAAGATAA